One Pyrococcus furiosus DSM 3638 genomic window, CCAATAATATGTACTACTTCCAAGTATAAAAGGATTTCTATTAACATTTGTTAAAATTGGACTCGACGATTGTCGATGTCACAAAGTGATTTAAAGATTCCCCGCGAAGCTTAATCGGTGGTATCATGGAGATAAAGTACAGGCCTGAAGAGCTGACAAAACTTCCAAGGAGCGTTGAGTATAGGGAAGGAAAGGTCTACATGATAAACCAGAGGCTCCTTCCCAGGGAATTCAAGGTTGAGGAATTCACAACGGTTGAGGCCGTTGCTGAGGCAATTAAGAACATGACGGTGAGAGGGGCCCCAGCAATTGGAGCTGCTGCAGCCTTTGGCTTGGCTTTATATGCCGAAACATCAAAAGCAAAGACCAAAGATGAGTTCTTCGATGGGTTTTATAGAGCATATGAAACTCTAAAGAACACAAGGCCGACGGCCGTAAATCTATTCTGGGCCCTTAACAGGATAAAGAAGTTAGTCGAGGAGCATAGGGAGGACAGTTTGGATGAGATTAAGAGGTTGATAGTCGAGGAGGCACAGAAGATTGCGGATGAGGACGTGGAGGCAAATTTGAGAATGGGCCACTACGGAGCTGAAGTCCTCCCAGAGGGAAACATACTAACCCACTGCAACGCTGGTAGCTTAGCAACGGTTCACCTGGGAACCGTTGGGGCTGTGGTTAGGGTCATGCACAAGGAGGGAACACTAAAGCTTTTATGGCTCGACGAAACTAGGCCAGTCCTTCAAGGGGCCAGACTCTCCGCCTGGGAGTATAGTTACGATGGGCTAAATGTTAAGTTGATAGCTGATAATGCTGCAGCCTTCGTGATGCAGCAAGGAAAGGTTGATGCAATAATAGTTGGTGCAGACAGGATAGTTGCCAATGGAGACTTCGCAAATAAAATAGGTACTTACATGCTAGCAGTGTTGGCCAAGGAGCACGGGATACCCTTCTTTACCGTAGCTCCGCTTTCAAGCATTGACATGAGCTTGAGTAGCGGGAAGGAGATTCCAATTGAGGAGAGATCACCAGAGGAGGTGTTGACTTGTGGAGGGTGCAGAATTGCCCCAGATGTTCCAGTGTATAACCCAGCTTTCGACGTTACCCCCCACAAGTATCTGACAGGAATAATAACAGATAGAGGTGTAGTTTGGCCACCATTCAAGAGGAACCTCAAGAAGCTCTTTGAAACCCTCTAATTTCTTTTTCCACTTCTTTGGGAGTTTATAAGTAAATGAGACTTATAAACCCCTTTCGAAGAGTTTATAAACTCCATGCCTTCTTTCACCACCCTCGATGAAAGCGATGAAAAACACGAAGAGAAGGGATTTAATGGTCCAAAGCAAGAAGAGGGTAAAGAAAGAAACATATCCCAGGCTTAGAGGCTCCTGGTTTTACTCCTTCATACCATTTAAGATAGCCACGGGGGGAATAACTCCCCTAATTCCAACTTTGGCATTGGAGGTTAATGCAACCCCTCTAGATTTGAGCTACCTCTCGGGAACCGGAAGCTTGTCCTCAATGATCGGGGGTTTACTATGGGGAGCCCTAAGCGACAGGTTCAAGAGGAGAAAAGTGTTCTTAATCCTTGGGCTAATTGGAGCGTCGCTCTTCATCCTTGCATTGGGATTGTCCTCTTCCATTAAGGAGTTGATAGTTGTGAATGCCCTCTACACATTCTTCCTCGCAGCAACGATTCCTCTCCCTGCCGCGTTGATTGCCAGGGAGTTTAGGAAGAGCGAGATAGGCAAGGCCACTGGGAGGTTCAACGAGATCGGCGGCTGGGCCTGGGTCGCTGGATTGATCTTAGGCCTACTCCTACTCACCTTAACCCCTCTAAAGTTTATCCCAATAATCCTGGGTTTGATAGGAGCAATCTCTGTAGTTTCAGCGATGAAGAGGATTAGAGAGGTTCCAGTGTACATTAATGGAAGGCCTCAGCTGTCACTCTTCATGTTCTCTCCCAGGAGAATATCCATTCCCAGGATTGAAGATGAGGTAATTAAAGCCCTCTCTGCTTCCACCCTAATAATGTGGATAGGCTCAATGCTGATCCTAACTCAATATCCAATGGTAGTGAGGGAGAAAGGATTTGATGGGGAGGTTCTCTATGGACTAAGCATAGCCAGCTCAACGATTTCAGCATTAACCTACAAAAAAGTTGGAGAGCTGTTTAAGGGGATAACAACTTACCTCCTGGGCCTTGAAGTTAGAATTGTTGGAATGCTCCTACTATTGATTTCCACAATGCTCTCCGGGTACTCATTTATAGCCCTTGCAATATT contains:
- a CDS encoding MFS transporter, translated to MKAMKNTKRRDLMVQSKKRVKKETYPRLRGSWFYSFIPFKIATGGITPLIPTLALEVNATPLDLSYLSGTGSLSSMIGGLLWGALSDRFKRRKVFLILGLIGASLFILALGLSSSIKELIVVNALYTFFLAATIPLPAALIAREFRKSEIGKATGRFNEIGGWAWVAGLILGLLLLTLTPLKFIPIILGLIGAISVVSAMKRIREVPVYINGRPQLSLFMFSPRRISIPRIEDEVIKALSASTLIMWIGSMLILTQYPMVVREKGFDGEVLYGLSIASSTISALTYKKVGELFKGITTYLLGLEVRIVGMLLLLISTMLSGYSFIALAILGYLTLGYSWSMISVSSSAIITERAPEKKKGAVMGSYNFISSTGAIVGSFTSGYIVNSFSATTDFVLGLTLTGLSMVPIMMGRGQPLNFGLWLSKRGKGLGL
- the mtnA gene encoding S-methyl-5-thioribose-1-phosphate isomerase, with product MEIKYRPEELTKLPRSVEYREGKVYMINQRLLPREFKVEEFTTVEAVAEAIKNMTVRGAPAIGAAAAFGLALYAETSKAKTKDEFFDGFYRAYETLKNTRPTAVNLFWALNRIKKLVEEHREDSLDEIKRLIVEEAQKIADEDVEANLRMGHYGAEVLPEGNILTHCNAGSLATVHLGTVGAVVRVMHKEGTLKLLWLDETRPVLQGARLSAWEYSYDGLNVKLIADNAAAFVMQQGKVDAIIVGADRIVANGDFANKIGTYMLAVLAKEHGIPFFTVAPLSSIDMSLSSGKEIPIEERSPEEVLTCGGCRIAPDVPVYNPAFDVTPHKYLTGIITDRGVVWPPFKRNLKKLFETL